The nucleotide window CTCCCATATCCTTCTTCGAACCCTTTCAAACAAGGGAAACTGCAACGCCGTAAACGGCAGATTTCTCGCTACCAGGGCTGTGTAGCCCGAGAACAGTCGTCTCCATACGCCGTCTGGGCTGTGGCGGAGCATGTTGAGGGCTTCGAGGGAGGTTGATTTGGGTTTCCCGTCGCTAGTAGTGGACCGTCGAAGGACTTGTGCGTTTTGCTTGATTACTTCGGCGGGCGTGAGGACGAGGCAGGAGGCTAGTTCGGCTCCCGCAGAGGCGAGGGAGTGGGTGAAGGGTGTCGGGATGGATGTGGGGAGGGTCTTGGAGAGAAAGGATTTGGAGGATTCGTAGGTATAGAAAAAGACGCCGGCTATGTagaggagcagaaggaggaggaggaggtaagtaagtaagtaagtaagtaagtaagtaagggGGATCTTAAAGTCCACAGGTTCTTCAAAGGTAGGTTGATCGGGATGACCCCGACCGCCACAGCATTCGAAGCGATGTGAGGAGTATACTGTCTGAAGGAGAATGAaaggtaaaaagaaaaactcACCAGCAGGCAAAGTAGCAAAGATCACACTGCCTATTCCCTGGTATAACCCTCTGAACAAGGCGGCCTTGGGAGGCTGGATTCCCAGTGTTCCCTTTATGGCAGAGTGTTGTTTCTGAGAAGCGTAGACATCTTGGTAATCTTGACTTTGGATACGGGTCTTGATTGTGTCGAGGGGGTAGACGAGGAGGTCGACGGTGAAGGCTGCTATTGAGCCGGCCTGGTTGGTTGTATGAAGTGAGTGAGACTGTACGTATGTAAACTGGAGATGCGGTGAAAAAGAGAGGATGAACACTTACGATTAACACCTGATGTGCGGCACTGTCGCCCATCTCTGCTTGAATGGTTCACTCAGCCTTCCTAAATATGAGGTGGGGTGAGGAAGCAAAGTAACCTAGTTGGAAGAAGAACCACAGAAGTACTATTCGGAAAGGTCGGTACGAATGTGGCTGCGGCTCTGTAGAACAAATGGAGAGACACACGCACGTGCAAGATTAGTATGAAATGAGATGAAAGAGACTAACCAAGCATGCAATCTAGGCCCGTCCCGAACTCTGGATTGATGGGATCAAAATCCgtcatacatacatacatacactacagtaGTCTAAGTAGGTCGATGCAAAAAGGGGACCATGGCGATGGGATCGTCAATCGGTTCGAtgacatcatcatcgataTGCCTTGAGCCGTTTTGGAGTCgatactagaggtagtactgCCAGCGCTGAGTCAGCCGAAAGGGGAAAGCGCTTGTTTTCGTGTAAGTGTTAgtgggagagaaagagaagggcaGTTAACACTGCATAATTGGAGGAGATGATTGGTAAATTAATCATTCGCACATCATCTTGAGTTGCCAAAGGTTGAATTTGAGTACGGGTCTGGACTTCTTCATGTCCTGACTCTGCTTCCGAGCAATTGCGACGGAGGGAGCTCTAACACCCGggttcttgttcttgaggTACACTATGTAGATTGGTCGTCAGTCTTGGCCTTCACAGTAGCACCACGAAAAGAAAGACGAGCACAAAGATGCAATAAAAGACACCAAGCACCTCCAAATTCAGAGGGCAAAGTGTTACTTAAGTGGTAAAGTGAAATATCTACCAAGAAATACTGAGGGTAtgtgctacctacctatgtataGCGACTACCAATGGTTTGATATCTGCAAAATGCATCATGATGCATATATGTAGCACTCGCATACGCCATTTTTAATGGGCGAGTCTCCAATGAAGACCTCACCTCCATTGCGCCTCTTATTTCATTTGCCTCTAGATCAGTGTTATAGGGCAATATGAGCTGTGACAACCAAAGAGAATATGGCCAAAGTGGTAGCTAGGCATGTttatgaggaggaagacggggaagaaaggggaaaaaaaagaaaggaaaaaaaaagagaaaaaaaaccagaaaaaaaaaagggcagCATATCAGCCAGACACAAAGATATTGAATTGGCGACACACAAAAAGCCAAATATTTTTGTGAATAAGTATTCATGATGCCATGTCCATTTTCAACTCCGCTACTCCATCTGGACACCGTAAACCTAAAAAAAGTGATATCTCGGGGCCAAAATTTGCTCATACACTCATAACcattctattctatatttttttcgacatcttctttttttgttaATTCGCGGACAACTGCTTAGTTcttctccttatcctccttgAGCGAAACAATGCGGTTAAGAACGATCTTGTCATCTGTGCTTTCCTTGTCCAGGGCCTGCAAAACTATCGGTTAGCTACAATTCCGAGATAGTGTcagggaagaggggggggggggggacttaCAAAGTAAGCAACACGCATAGCCTGGAAGCGGACACTCTCAGGACCGCCCTTGCCAAGCTCGCTCTCACCAGCCGCCTCAGGCCAAGGAGCGCGGCGCTTGACCTCGTCGAAGCCAGACTCGATAAGGGCATCAGGGTAGACGACCTCGCTCTCGGGGTTGATGTCGCTCAACCAGCCGCcctcggcagcagcgggGTTCTCCGACTTGAACAGTTGGTTGTAGACGCGGACCTCACACTTGCGAGAGCCGTCGGTGCCAACCCACTGGATAAAGGTCTtgggcttcttggtctcACGGTCGAAGACGGCGCGGATCTCGGTGACCTTGCCCGTGGTCTCGTCCTTGGTGAAGCTGGTGGCCTTGATGGGGAAGGGGGCCTGGAGAAGGCCGACGGTCTTGCCCGGGGCGAGGCGGAAGTAGTCCTTGGAGTCGACCTCACGGAAGTCGGAGCGGTCAATGTAAACGGTCTTGGTGAACTTGATCTTGTGGTCGCCCATAGCGGCGTTCTTGGACGAGAAAGGCACGGTGAGCTCGGAACCGTCGAACTCGTCAGCGTCCTCGATCACGACGGGAACGGGGTCAAGCACGAGCATCAGGCGGGGCACGGTGCGCTCGAGGTAGCGGCGGATGGTCTGCTCAAAGCGGACAATCTGGATGATGCtgttggaggtggtgacGCCGAGCTCGTTGACGAACTCGAGGATGGCGCCGGGAGGAACACCTCTGCGGCGGACGGCGATCAGGGTGTACAGACGGGGGTCGTCCCAGCCGCGGACAATCTTGCGGTCGACCAGCTCCTTGAGCTTGCGCTTGGAGAGCACGGTGCCGGACAAGCTAAGACGGCCGTACTCGCGCTGCATGGGCTCGTAGACCTCGAGAGACTTGTTGAGCCACTCGTACGAGACACGGCTGAGCACGAACTCGGTGGTGCAGAGGGAGTGGGTGATGCCCTCGAAGCTATCGCAAAGACAGTGGGTGAAGTCATATGTAGGGTAGATCTTCCACTGGCTTCCGGTCCTGTGGTGAGGCTTGTCAAGGACTCTGTAAGCGGCAAGATCCCACATCTGGGGGTTACCGTCGGTGATATCCTGCTTCATGCGAAGGAAAGCTTCCCTGGGCTTGTATTTCCCGTCGCGCATGTCGCGGAACTTCTGGAGGTTCTCCTCGACGGACTGCTCGGCGTGCTTGCAGCGGAAACGGGGGCTGGAGCCCTTCTCACCTCCACGCTGGAGCTTGATCTCGTCATCGTTGCAGTGGCAGACGTAGGCCTTGTCGAGGCCAATCAGCTTTTCGGCCAGGTCGTACAGCTTCTGGAAGTTGTCGGACGAGTACGTGATCTTGTAGGGGGTGAAGCCGAGCCAGCGGACCGTGTCCTCGATGGCGGTGAAGTAGatttcctcctcggcctcggggTTGGTGTCGTCGAATCGGAGGTAGCAGTTGCCGCCGTGGTATTTGGCAAAGCCAAAGTTGATGGCAATGGCCTTGGCGTGGCCGATATGGAGGAAGCCGTTGGGCTCGGGAGGGAAACGGGTGAAGACGGGCTTGACGGGGCGCTCGTTGTAGACGTCGTTGAGGAAGCCCTGCTTGAACATGGCCTGGGTGTCGATGGGGGCCTCTTCGGGCTTGGGGGTCTGCTTCTTGGGGGTGGCACCGTCTTGGGCAGCGGCAGTCGTAGCGGCGACGTTCTTCTTGTcgtccttgttcttctccttgatggccttcTTTGCGCGCTTGGCCAGACGCTTCTTGAGCTCGCCCTTGGAGACCATCTCGCCGGTCTCCTCGTCAAGAACGAGCTTGGGGGCATTGGGGTCGACGGGGGCGTCGGCCAGCTGCATCTTGGCAGCGGCATCTACAACGGCGTCGGTCATGATGTgtctgtgtgtgtggtgtgcGGTTTGCGACTGGgtggtgtgtgtggtggtgggctgTCGCAAAGTCTCTCAGACGTCTCGATATGCGATTGCGTTGCGCAGAAAAGCGGGCGGGCTCTCTTGAGGTGGAGGCTAGGTATGTATATGGGAGAGGGCGACAGGACCTGCTATCGCGACGGGCTAGAGTCAACCGGAGAGGTTGTCGGTCGGACAAAGGATGGCTGTGCCGGCGGTGATATGCGGTGACGGGGGTGAGTCAGGTAGCAAGACTCGAATCAAACGGCGACAAGTTGGGACCGCCGCGATAAGTGTCTGGCAAAATTGTCGGAGATgggcacacacacacgacgGGCGCCAGCGAGGGAGGGGTACGGGCCAGAACGTCCAGGAACTTACAAGGGGTTTGAGGGCGTCCCTAGCGCTGTGCCCCGCCTCAGCCCGCCcaagctagaggtacctctacactacctagggGCGGTGACATGAATGATGGAAGATAAGGTAAGATAAGGACAGGTACTTTGGTCTAGGTATCTTTCCTGTCCTTCCTCCACTGTTGTTTGACCTTTCGTCATCCCGCCCGAGGGAACATCAGCAATGTACAAATGGAACGACCGACGAGTTCCGTCAAGTTGTTGCTCCTGTGCCAAACCATCAAGCGTTGGTTTCATGATAAAATCTAGTGAAAATCGGCAAGCAAGTAATTGCACGAAATGCTTGACTCAACGGCGGCATCTCTTCAGTTGGGTTAGAATTGATCGTGCCTTCCAGAGCTATGGCCTGTCGCGATCATGAAAGGTGTTTAACGTCATCGGTCCTGCctctctcttcatcttcactcATAAAGGAAGCTTGGCGCCCAGAAGCCCTCGGTATCGTATCTGTGTCTCAACTGAACTCACTCTTCTCCCAACTTCACTATTTCCTGCACAAATACTAGAGACCATTCGTTTGCCATTCATGTCCTCAGTTCGACTTTTGTCCCGCGTTCTCCAAGTGTCTCTACGCAATCAAAGTCGACGTCCACTCACAGCTCGATTCATTCCAGCCCGAGCCATTCCAGCCCTCACAACCCCAGCTGCCTCGCAAGCAACGAGAAGTATGGCGTCCTCGGCCCGCCGTGTAGAGTCCCACGAGATCCCCAGCATCCATGACCTCTACGACGAGGGCGTACTCCCCGAGGAGGGCTTCGCCGTGACAGACTCCTATAAGCAAACGCTCCCCGTTGTCGTCGACGGCGACTCTAATGCTTTCCCAACCCCCTCGTCTGAGCTCAATAAGCGCATTGCCATCCACCACGGAGACATCACCAAACTTCAGGTCGATGCCATTGTCAACGCCGCAAACAACTCCCTTCTTGGTGGCGGAGGCGTAGATGGTGCCATCCATTGTGCCGCCGGCTCCGGGCTGGTTCGCGAGTGCCGCACCAAGGGTGGATGTGCCACCGGTGACGCTGTCATGACTGACGCCTATAACTTGCCTTGCAAAAAGGTCATCCACACGGTCGGTCCCGTCTATTCATCGGGGAACCACCAGGAGTGCGAAAAACTCCTCATCTCCTGCTATCTACGCTCTCTGCAGACAGCAGCAGAGGCTGGACTCACCACCATCGCTTTCCCCGCCATCAGCACCGGCATCTACGGTTATCCGAGCAGATATGCAGCTCAAGCAGCCCTTGGTGCCATTCGCCATTTCCTGCTAGATCCCAAGACACCGGCCACAATCACAAAGGTGATTATTGTCACTTTCGCCCACCAGGATACGCGTGCCTACAACAAATGGCTACCGTGAGTCACCCATCCCCACCTATTTTCAATACTCCTAGTGTGAAGCCACCAAGTTCAGTGTCAGAGACGCAAGTGGGCTAACAAATTACCTCTAGGACGTACTTCCCTCCCTCAATTTGAAAACCTGGGAGGAAGTTTTCCCAGTCATGTCAGGGGTGGCGAACCTCCAAGCGTGCTGAAAGCGAAAGGTGAAGACGGCAAAGTATCAATGAACTTCCAGTTCTGACGGCCAAGAGGTGCGTTGTCCCTGCTTTGACCCGCTGGTATTCTCAACACCCCTTTGCTTGCTTTTCTCGATGCCATAATCGAGGAACACAATGTGGAATGGCTTTAGAAAAGCGAAGGAAGAGCTGGAGGCAGTGCCAGAACAGTTACAGACAGCAATCAGAGAGAAAATCGTTTGAACGTGGATGGACGCTCAGGTGGCTCTGCAAAAGCGGCGAGTagctgaggaggaagacatcGACAGGCCTCAGTAGCTGCAATCGACGATGAGATTGTAAAGTCTGTCGAGATGTTTGCGTCTGTATATTAGCAAAGATTCACGTCAGGGTGGATCAGAAATGCGACTGGCTC belongs to Neurospora crassa OR74A linkage group IV, whole genome shotgun sequence and includes:
- a CDS encoding mitochondrial carrier protein, which codes for MGDSAAHQVLIAGSIAAFTVDLLVYPLDTIKTRIQSQDYQDVYASQKQHSAIKGTLGIQPPKAALFRGLYQGIGSVIFATLPAAGVFFYTYESSKSFLSKTLPTSIPTPFTHSLASAGAELASCLVLTPAEVIKQNAQVLRRSTTSDGKPKSTSLEALNMLRHSPDGVWRRLFSGYTALVARNLPFTALQFPLFERVRRRIWEVRDRNRGKGSEQERSLVETGFVTGVSAAVSGSLAAFVTTPTDVVKTQMMLAAGGTQQPESSSGEVLERGRQHKSSKGTSGFQVAKEIVRERGIRGLFRGGALRTAWAAFGSGLYLGSYEVAKVWLKKE
- a CDS encoding glutaminyl-tRNA synthetase codes for the protein MTDAVVDAAAKMQLADAPVDPNAPKLVLDEETGEMVSKGELKKRLAKRAKKAIKEKNKDDKKNVAATTAAAQDGATPKKQTPKPEEAPIDTQAMFKQGFLNDVYNERPVKPVFTRFPPEPNGFLHIGHAKAIAINFGFAKYHGGNCYLRFDDTNPEAEEEIYFTAIEDTVRWLGFTPYKITYSSDNFQKLYDLAEKLIGLDKAYVCHCNDDEIKLQRGGEKGSSPRFRCKHAEQSVEENLQKFRDMRDGKYKPREAFLRMKQDITDGNPQMWDLAAYRVLDKPHHRTGSQWKIYPTYDFTHCLCDSFEGITHSLCTTEFVLSRVSYEWLNKSLEVYEPMQREYGRLSLSGTVLSKRKLKELVDRKIVRGWDDPRLYTLIAVRRRGVPPGAILEFVNELGVTTSNSIIQIVRFEQTIRRYLERTVPRLMLVLDPVPVVIEDADEFDGSELTVPFSSKNAAMGDHKIKFTKTVYIDRSDFREVDSKDYFRLAPGKTVGLLQAPFPIKATSFTKDETTGKVTEIRAVFDRETKKPKTFIQWVGTDGSRKCEVRVYNQLFKSENPAAAEGGWLSDINPESEVVYPDALIESGFDEVKRRAPWPEAAGESELGKGGPESVRFQAMRVAYFALDKESTDDKIVLNRIVSLKEDKEKN
- a CDS encoding LRP16 — its product is MSSVRLLSRVLQVSLRNQSRRPLTARFIPARAIPALTTPAASQATRSMASSARRVESHEIPSIHDLYDEGVLPEEGFAVTDSYKQTLPVVVDGDSNAFPTPSSELNKRIAIHHGDITKLQVDAIVNAANNSLLGGGGVDGAIHCAAGSGLVRECRTKGGCATGDAVMTDAYNLPCKKVIHTVGPVYSSGNHQECEKLLISCYLRSLQTAAEAGLTTIAFPAISTGIYGYPSRYAAQAALGAIRHFLLDPKTPATITKVIIVTFAHQDTRAYNKWLPTYFPPSI